The following are from one region of the Littorina saxatilis isolate snail1 linkage group LG2, US_GU_Lsax_2.0, whole genome shotgun sequence genome:
- the LOC138952945 gene encoding uncharacterized protein produces MVKIFYSTILKSVPTNPYLGIQFSNDLKWSTHINYISKKANSTLGFLRRNLRHCPSNCRHNAYLALIRPLLEYGATIWDPYLKQDVERLERIQRNASRFISGYYRTKTPGFVTGLLHKLQLPTLQERREHLRLTSLYKVVEGLVPAIPPDKFLIPQKPGRLIRPRQSSRDYSTSNPVDNYIRNNSRCFTVPRCNTEQYRHSFFPKTVVAWNQLDEVIVTSASTESFKSALAVARRR; encoded by the exons ATGGTAAAAATATTCT ACAGCACCATCCTCAAGAGTGTACCCACGAACCCCTACCTTGGCATTCAGTTCTCTAACGACCTGAAATGGTCCACCCACATCAACTACATCTCTAAGAAAGCAAACAGCACCCTCGGATTCCTCCGCCGCAACCTGCGCCACTGCCCATCAAACTGCAGGCACAACGCCTACCTTGCCCTCATCCGCCCTCTTCTTGAGTACGGTGCCACCATCTGGGACCCATACCTTAAGCAGGACGTCGAGAGATTGGAGCGCATACAGCGGAACGCATCCCGCTTCATCTCTGGTTACTACAGAACCAAGACTCCTGGCTTCGTCACTGGGCTCTTACACAAGCTTCAACTACCAACCCTCCAGGAACGTCGCGAACACCTGCGTCTAACCTCCCTCTACAAAGTGGTTGAGGGGCTGGTGCCGGCAATCCCGCCTGACAAGTTCCTGATCCCTCAAAAACCAGGACGCCTCATTCGTCCACGTCAATCTTCCAGAGACTATAGCACCTCGAACCCAGTAGACAACTACATCAGGAACAATAGCAGATGCTTCACCGTGCCACGCTGTAACACTGAGCAATACAGACATTCGTTTTTTCCAAAGACTGTAGTGGCCTGGAACCAATTAGATGAAGTAATTGTAACCTCGGCATCGACCGAGAGCTTCAAGTCGGCGCTGGCAGTAGCCAGACGACGATAA
- the LOC138958948 gene encoding zinc finger CCHC domain-containing protein 7-like isoform X1, with translation MERESADNIDDEMDEEEMEAMLYSQVHFAYDQHTDQGMSDIHPAASSYSATGHVFSVVRFSSKEPCSFSHEESRDSPVSVRSHSDGSSPARISVSSENSWCVDTSGINSAAHDSGLVLDFNESKRVTELSHQGKEKSQKIKCQKDQNSSQVHLAEVVVFSESVSSPFKESASEPKFDLEAELGMEETASANAKSKLKSDDEIDTITINPSRKKYLNFGSPSPSSDFIRLGREVPASLKMKPKSSRDYKKPLKRLLSSHSSSTKVPLKEKIVVVESDSSSSGTSTTTTTTTSSSKSSDISSEKSSDLESDSDLEILDSELKILDSELKILDSGRPETKKSSKPQLDLNWNVNSIDRQTIQIVEKSLQGAAANKWEIDDSDLKPSGKGRQVSRYYAKSEIICHNCKKAGHLSKICPEPKKVHNCNLCGLPGHFSSRCANRVCYNCNFPGHMGADCPSPRRNPRDLCARCRVRGHSEEHCPDHWRQYHATVTTSEELVQKKKSVNPRVYCCNCARRGHFAYECTRERMNSFVYPSYPFIVRYSGSILGQKTGKGKAGWSHFSGRHKKFDSDSEPDDRSCAKKMKSTRPDDIHTKQHGRSSKVNKADQTSAGRSESRSDKGLGQSGSTKVQPQFSPDLYPRGSGRSKQKTKVQPHSGRQKSPRSQRNSSESHSLSSFARTFVSGGLESQPKDRSHKKGWKDGRSKKDWKEGKGSYKNDRKEGKEKRKSRSKSRDRIDDRGHSEASPGKSFKKKQAKSPKGKKGKRESTFQDLDLTFYPKDSKKRKIQEKQQVKEKSKGNRQKKHRLETSTSGQEVKFEPLTITTKNGFRTTVTNKNLFRNCPK, from the exons ATGGAAAGAGAATCCGCTGACAACATTGATGACGAAATGGACGAAGAGGAGATGGAGGCCATGTTGTACAGTCAGGTTCATTTTGCGTATGACCAACACACTGACCAAGGAATGAGTGACATACATCCTGCAGCATCCAGCTACTCGGCAACTGGACATGTTTTCTCCGTTGTCCGTTTTTCCAGCAAAGAACCCTGCAGCTTTTCTCATGAGGAGTCAAGAGATTCACCAGTGTCAGTTCGTTCACATAGTGATGGTTCCTCTCCAGCCAGGATTTCTGTTTCTTCAGAAAATTCTTGGTGTGTAGACACCTCAGGAATCAATTCAGCTGCGCATGACTCTGGTTTAGTGCTTGACTTTAATGAATCAAAGAGAGTGACTGAGCTCTCACACCAAGGCAAAGAGAAATCACagaaaataaaatgtcaaaAAGACCAAAACTCCAGTCAGGTGCATTTGGCAGAGGTGGTTGTGTTCAGTGAATCAGTGTCATCTCCTTTCAAGGAATCTGCTTCGGAGCCAAAGTTTGACCTGGAGGCAGAACTAGGCATGGAAGAAACTGCCAGTGCAAATGCAAAGAGCAAATTAAAGTCTGATGATGAAATAGACACCATAACGATCAATCCTTCACGTAAGAAGTATCTTAATTTCGGGAGTCCTTCTCCATCCTCTGATTTCATCAGGCTTGGCAGAGAGGTACCTGCTTCACTAAAGATGAAGCCAAAGTCAAGCAGGGACTACAAAAAGCCTTTGAAGCGACTGTTATCCAGCCATTCCAGCTCTACCAAAGTACCACTGAAAGAAAAGATTGTGGTGGTAGAATCAGACAGCAGCAGTTCTGGGAccagtactactactactactactactagcaGCAGCAAAAGTAGTGACATCAGTAGTGAAAAGTCTTCCGATTTGGAGTCAGACAGCGATTTGGAGATTCTTGACAGCGAGTTGAAGATTCTTGACAGCGAGTTGAAGATTCTTGACAGCGGCAGACCTGAAACTAAAAAGTCCTCCAAACCACAGCTTGACCTGAACTGGAACGTCAACTCTATTGATCGCCAGACTATACAGATTGTCGAAAAATCTTTGCAAG GTGCAGCAGCTAATAAATGGGAAATAGACGATTCAGATCTGAAGCCTTCAGGGAAGGGACGGCAAGTGTCTCGCTATTACGCCAAGAGTGAAATTATATGCCACAACTGCAAGAAAGCGGGACATCTGTCTAAAATATGCCCTGAACCAAAG AAAGTGCACAACTGCAATTTGTGTGGGCTACCAGGTCATTTCTCCAGTCGTTGCGCCAACCGTGTTTGCTACAACTGCAATTTTCCTGGGCACATGGGAGCAGATTGCCCGAGTCCTCGGAGGAACCCCCGTGACTTGTGTGCTCGCTGTAGGGTGAGGGGGCACAGCGAAGAG CACTGCCCAGACCACTGGCGACAGTATCACGCCAcg GTCACAACTTCAGAGGAGTTGGTGCAAAAGAAGAAATCTGTGAACCCAAGAGTCTATTGTTGCAACTGCGCTAGAAGGGGGCATTTTGCATAC GAATGCACGCGGGAAAGAATGAACTCGTTCGTGTATCCTTCTTACCCCTTCATCGTCAGATACAGCGGATCAATCTTGGGACAGAAAACTGGGAAGGGGAAAG CAGGTTGGTCTCACTTCAGCGGACGCCACAAGAAATTCGACTCGGACTCCGAACCAGATGATAGATCATGTGCCAAAAAGATGAAGTCCACTCGACCAGATGACATCCACACCAAACAGCACGGTCGCAGTAGCAAAGTAAATAAAGCTGATCAAACTTCTGCCGGAAGAAGTGAATCTCGCTCTGACAAAGGACTTGGACAATCAGGCTCTACAAAGGTGCAGCCACAGTTTTCACCGGATCTGTATCCTCGTGGCTCTGGTCgttcaaaacaaaagacaaaagttCAACCACATTCAGGCAGACAGAAATCTCCCAGAAGTCAACGCAACTCTTCCGAATCTCATTCACTGTCCTCTTTTGCACGGACCTTTGTGAGCGGAGGGTTAGAATCACAGCCGAAAGACCGTTCTCACAAAAAAGGCTGGAAAGATGGTAGATCTAAGAAAGATTGGAAAGAAGGAAAAGGGTCTTACAAGAATGATCgaaaagaaggaaaagaaaagcgaAAGTCACGCAGCAAAAGTCGGGACCGCATTGATGATCGTGGACACTCTGAGGCTTCCCCAGGAAAGTCATTTAAGAAGAAACAGGCAAAATCCCCCaaaggaaagaaaggaaaaagggaGAGTACCTTCCAGGACCTGGACCTAACCTTTTACCCCAAGGAtagcaagaaaagaaagatacaAGAAAAGCAACAAGTGAAAGAAAAGAGTAAAGGAAACCGACAGAAGAAACATCGTCTGGAGACCAGCACTTCCGGACAAGAGGTTAAGTTTGAGCCACTGACCATCACCACCAAAAATGGCTTCAGAACCACCGTCACaaacaagaatttatttcgCAACTGTCCAAAGTAA
- the LOC138958948 gene encoding zinc finger CCHC domain-containing protein 7-like isoform X2 — protein sequence MERESADNIDDEMDEEEMEAMLYSQVHFAYDQHTDQGMSDIHPAASSYSATGHVFSVVRFSSKEPCSFSHEESRDSPVSVRSHSDGSSPARISVSSENSWCVDTSGINSAAHDSGLVLDFNESKRVTELSHQGKEKSQKIKCQKDQNSSQVHLAEVVVFSESVSSPFKESASEPKFDLEAELGMEETASANAKSKLKSDDEIDTITINPSRKKYLNFGSPSPSSDFIRLGREVPASLKMKPKSSRDYKKPLKRLLSSHSSSTKVPLKEKIVVVESDSSSSGTSTTTTTTTSSSKSSDISSEKSSDLESDSDLEILDSELKILDSELKILDSGRPETKKSSKPQLDLNWNVNSIDRQTIQIVEKSLQGAAANKWEIDDSDLKPSGKGRQVSRYYAKSEIICHNCKKAGHLSKICPEPKKVHNCNLCGLPGHFSSRCANRVCYNCNFPGHMGADCPSPRRNPRDLCARCRVRGHSEEHCPDHWRQYHATVTTSEELVQKKKSVNPRVYCCNCARRGHFAYECTRERMNSFVYPSYPFIVRYSGSILGQKTGKGKGWSHFSGRHKKFDSDSEPDDRSCAKKMKSTRPDDIHTKQHGRSSKVNKADQTSAGRSESRSDKGLGQSGSTKVQPQFSPDLYPRGSGRSKQKTKVQPHSGRQKSPRSQRNSSESHSLSSFARTFVSGGLESQPKDRSHKKGWKDGRSKKDWKEGKGSYKNDRKEGKEKRKSRSKSRDRIDDRGHSEASPGKSFKKKQAKSPKGKKGKRESTFQDLDLTFYPKDSKKRKIQEKQQVKEKSKGNRQKKHRLETSTSGQEVKFEPLTITTKNGFRTTVTNKNLFRNCPK from the exons ATGGAAAGAGAATCCGCTGACAACATTGATGACGAAATGGACGAAGAGGAGATGGAGGCCATGTTGTACAGTCAGGTTCATTTTGCGTATGACCAACACACTGACCAAGGAATGAGTGACATACATCCTGCAGCATCCAGCTACTCGGCAACTGGACATGTTTTCTCCGTTGTCCGTTTTTCCAGCAAAGAACCCTGCAGCTTTTCTCATGAGGAGTCAAGAGATTCACCAGTGTCAGTTCGTTCACATAGTGATGGTTCCTCTCCAGCCAGGATTTCTGTTTCTTCAGAAAATTCTTGGTGTGTAGACACCTCAGGAATCAATTCAGCTGCGCATGACTCTGGTTTAGTGCTTGACTTTAATGAATCAAAGAGAGTGACTGAGCTCTCACACCAAGGCAAAGAGAAATCACagaaaataaaatgtcaaaAAGACCAAAACTCCAGTCAGGTGCATTTGGCAGAGGTGGTTGTGTTCAGTGAATCAGTGTCATCTCCTTTCAAGGAATCTGCTTCGGAGCCAAAGTTTGACCTGGAGGCAGAACTAGGCATGGAAGAAACTGCCAGTGCAAATGCAAAGAGCAAATTAAAGTCTGATGATGAAATAGACACCATAACGATCAATCCTTCACGTAAGAAGTATCTTAATTTCGGGAGTCCTTCTCCATCCTCTGATTTCATCAGGCTTGGCAGAGAGGTACCTGCTTCACTAAAGATGAAGCCAAAGTCAAGCAGGGACTACAAAAAGCCTTTGAAGCGACTGTTATCCAGCCATTCCAGCTCTACCAAAGTACCACTGAAAGAAAAGATTGTGGTGGTAGAATCAGACAGCAGCAGTTCTGGGAccagtactactactactactactactagcaGCAGCAAAAGTAGTGACATCAGTAGTGAAAAGTCTTCCGATTTGGAGTCAGACAGCGATTTGGAGATTCTTGACAGCGAGTTGAAGATTCTTGACAGCGAGTTGAAGATTCTTGACAGCGGCAGACCTGAAACTAAAAAGTCCTCCAAACCACAGCTTGACCTGAACTGGAACGTCAACTCTATTGATCGCCAGACTATACAGATTGTCGAAAAATCTTTGCAAG GTGCAGCAGCTAATAAATGGGAAATAGACGATTCAGATCTGAAGCCTTCAGGGAAGGGACGGCAAGTGTCTCGCTATTACGCCAAGAGTGAAATTATATGCCACAACTGCAAGAAAGCGGGACATCTGTCTAAAATATGCCCTGAACCAAAG AAAGTGCACAACTGCAATTTGTGTGGGCTACCAGGTCATTTCTCCAGTCGTTGCGCCAACCGTGTTTGCTACAACTGCAATTTTCCTGGGCACATGGGAGCAGATTGCCCGAGTCCTCGGAGGAACCCCCGTGACTTGTGTGCTCGCTGTAGGGTGAGGGGGCACAGCGAAGAG CACTGCCCAGACCACTGGCGACAGTATCACGCCAcg GTCACAACTTCAGAGGAGTTGGTGCAAAAGAAGAAATCTGTGAACCCAAGAGTCTATTGTTGCAACTGCGCTAGAAGGGGGCATTTTGCATAC GAATGCACGCGGGAAAGAATGAACTCGTTCGTGTATCCTTCTTACCCCTTCATCGTCAGATACAGCGGATCAATCTTGGGACAGAAAACTGGGAAGGGGAAAG GTTGGTCTCACTTCAGCGGACGCCACAAGAAATTCGACTCGGACTCCGAACCAGATGATAGATCATGTGCCAAAAAGATGAAGTCCACTCGACCAGATGACATCCACACCAAACAGCACGGTCGCAGTAGCAAAGTAAATAAAGCTGATCAAACTTCTGCCGGAAGAAGTGAATCTCGCTCTGACAAAGGACTTGGACAATCAGGCTCTACAAAGGTGCAGCCACAGTTTTCACCGGATCTGTATCCTCGTGGCTCTGGTCgttcaaaacaaaagacaaaagttCAACCACATTCAGGCAGACAGAAATCTCCCAGAAGTCAACGCAACTCTTCCGAATCTCATTCACTGTCCTCTTTTGCACGGACCTTTGTGAGCGGAGGGTTAGAATCACAGCCGAAAGACCGTTCTCACAAAAAAGGCTGGAAAGATGGTAGATCTAAGAAAGATTGGAAAGAAGGAAAAGGGTCTTACAAGAATGATCgaaaagaaggaaaagaaaagcgaAAGTCACGCAGCAAAAGTCGGGACCGCATTGATGATCGTGGACACTCTGAGGCTTCCCCAGGAAAGTCATTTAAGAAGAAACAGGCAAAATCCCCCaaaggaaagaaaggaaaaagggaGAGTACCTTCCAGGACCTGGACCTAACCTTTTACCCCAAGGAtagcaagaaaagaaagatacaAGAAAAGCAACAAGTGAAAGAAAAGAGTAAAGGAAACCGACAGAAGAAACATCGTCTGGAGACCAGCACTTCCGGACAAGAGGTTAAGTTTGAGCCACTGACCATCACCACCAAAAATGGCTTCAGAACCACCGTCACaaacaagaatttatttcgCAACTGTCCAAAGTAA